One Candidatus Edwardsbacteria bacterium genomic window carries:
- a CDS encoding AI-2E family transporter yields the protein MKRTAKAPALLMLASFTIVVAGMKAASSLLVPLFLALFIAVICTPPLYWIRRKGVPKVLALAIILAVILIGGAFFVLLIGPSLNQFMSNLPGYLERLSANSAAFSSWLQDKGVKIPQDGAAGALNPGWVMSLAGEVFSTLSRIIANAILILLTVVFILLEVSELPQKMRAVYKNPETSLSVIAKFIKSAKRYLVIQTLISAAGGLLICLWLLILGVPYPLLWGTLAFILNFVPNIGSIFAAIPVILLALVQLGLGSALLTALGFMVVYMLLGNFLQPKLLGKGLSLSTLVVFLSMVFWGWILGPVGMLLSVPMTSLVKIFLESHEETRGLAVMLGSGTGIEQI from the coding sequence ATGAAGCGAACGGCCAAGGCTCCAGCGCTTTTGATGTTGGCCAGTTTTACAATCGTGGTGGCGGGAATGAAGGCGGCCAGTTCGTTGTTGGTGCCCCTTTTCCTGGCGCTGTTCATCGCCGTCATTTGCACGCCGCCGTTGTACTGGATCCGCCGCAAGGGGGTGCCGAAGGTTTTGGCCTTGGCCATCATTCTGGCGGTGATACTGATCGGCGGGGCATTCTTTGTATTGCTGATAGGTCCCTCGCTTAATCAATTTATGAGCAATCTTCCAGGCTACCTGGAACGATTGTCCGCTAACAGTGCCGCATTTTCAAGCTGGCTGCAGGACAAAGGCGTCAAAATACCCCAGGATGGAGCAGCCGGCGCTTTAAACCCGGGATGGGTAATGAGCCTGGCCGGGGAGGTGTTTTCAACCCTGAGCCGCATTATCGCCAATGCGATATTGATCCTGCTGACGGTGGTGTTCATTCTGCTGGAAGTATCGGAATTGCCCCAAAAAATGAGGGCGGTTTACAAGAATCCCGAAACGTCTTTGTCAGTCATTGCAAAATTCATCAAGAGCGCCAAGCGCTATCTGGTCATTCAAACCCTGATCAGCGCCGCCGGAGGCCTGCTGATCTGTCTTTGGCTTTTGATCCTCGGTGTCCCGTATCCGCTGCTCTGGGGAACGCTGGCATTTATCCTGAACTTTGTGCCCAATATCGGATCCATCTTCGCGGCCATACCGGTCATCCTTCTGGCGCTGGTCCAGTTGGGTCTAGGTTCTGCCCTGCTGACAGCCCTGGGCTTTATGGTGGTCTACATGCTTCTGGGCAACTTCCTGCAGCCTAAACTGCTGGGCAAAGGCCTGAGCCTATCAACTCTGGTGGTCTTCCTTTCGATGGTATTCTGGGGATGGATCCTGGGACCGGTGGGCATGCTGCTCTCGGTGCCCATGACCAGCCTGGTCAAGATCTTTCTGGAAAGCCACGAAGAAACCCGGGGATTGGCCGTCATGCTGGGTTCCGGCACCGGGATAGAACAGATATGA
- a CDS encoding YihY/virulence factor BrkB family protein, with the protein MANQIKKLYVRLLKTKDSLLKIPAFHLIYLTARGLDDHDTTQRAAGVAYYAILSTFPLLLGLIAVFGYFLPSLNLQEELLIFVGKNLPGATDFLKQNIVSVVKLRGPVGVLSIVLLFWSASGMFGAIAQAINRAWDNRRGRRFYIGKAHEVGMALGTGILFLSSLGASTLISISGEIFDLPPTFIVLVEVGSRLAAFLLLLAVFLLLYKFIPNVKTHWRYVWPGALLAAILFEIARTLFILYLEKYANYQLIYGSIASIIILLVWIYYSAFIMILGAEFTFQYSRLRNSAATESADGK; encoded by the coding sequence ATGGCAAATCAAATAAAAAAATTATACGTCAGGCTGCTGAAAACAAAAGACAGTCTTCTGAAAATCCCTGCATTTCATTTGATATACCTGACCGCAAGGGGATTAGACGATCATGATACCACCCAAAGAGCCGCCGGCGTGGCTTATTATGCAATTTTATCCACCTTTCCGTTGCTGCTGGGGCTGATTGCTGTTTTTGGTTATTTCCTGCCTTCACTGAATCTGCAAGAGGAATTGTTGATATTTGTCGGCAAAAATCTGCCCGGAGCCACCGACTTCTTGAAACAGAACATTGTAAGTGTTGTAAAGTTACGGGGTCCGGTGGGAGTGTTGAGCATCGTTCTCCTTTTTTGGAGCGCCAGCGGGATGTTCGGCGCAATAGCCCAGGCGATCAACCGGGCCTGGGACAACCGACGCGGCCGTCGATTCTATATTGGGAAAGCCCACGAAGTGGGCATGGCATTAGGCACGGGCATCCTGTTTCTTTCCTCGCTGGGAGCCAGCACGCTCATTTCAATATCGGGGGAAATATTTGACCTGCCGCCAACATTTATCGTATTAGTGGAGGTGGGCAGCAGGCTGGCTGCGTTCCTGCTGTTATTGGCTGTATTCTTGCTGCTCTATAAGTTCATTCCAAATGTCAAGACGCATTGGCGCTATGTATGGCCGGGAGCATTGTTAGCCGCTATCCTCTTCGAGATTGCCAGAACATTATTTATCCTTTACCTGGAAAAATACGCCAATTACCAGTTGATCTACGGCTCCATCGCCTCAATTATTATCCTGCTGGTCTGGATATACTACTCGGCCTTTATAATGATCCTGGGGGCAGAATTCACTTTCCAATACAGCCGTCTGCGCAATTCGGCGGCAACGGAGAGCGCAGACGGGAAATAA
- a CDS encoding AI-2E family transporter, with product MNFVKTQIRKHWQLIVFILGLIFAILLIWGLRSVLLPFMVGGLVAYLILPVIRWVEKRLPGAGRKPKLQQFKRISLITVAYTLSLAFIGLVIFYIITIGGKALGALTQDASQTIPNGLNTIKQWLKSIPMLSDPLIQETIDVYMVKAGAALPDLLKDFLTRGLKVFQTSLGMIMGFASLPIFVFFILKDWSSLRNKFYEGLPGWARIHTKNIIVILNKVVGRYIIGQLLLGLAVGLCAYALLSILRIDYALPLAVFAGLTEMVPQIGPWLGGGLGILVTLATAPEKLFWVALGYLTIQLFENNLLVPRIQGRQMEIHPALILVLCVLGAHFGGILGIIMILPLTMSVIKIYQYLRDSTLEGSIS from the coding sequence TTGAACTTTGTTAAAACTCAGATAAGAAAACACTGGCAGCTGATAGTATTCATACTGGGGCTGATCTTCGCTATCCTGTTGATCTGGGGGTTGCGAAGCGTCCTGCTGCCATTTATGGTAGGCGGCCTTGTGGCCTACCTGATCTTGCCGGTCATCCGGTGGGTGGAGAAACGTCTCCCCGGCGCTGGCCGGAAACCGAAGTTGCAGCAATTTAAAAGAATTTCTCTCATAACGGTGGCATATACCCTATCCCTGGCCTTCATCGGTCTGGTAATATTCTATATCATCACCATCGGAGGGAAAGCCCTGGGGGCCCTGACCCAGGACGCTTCCCAGACCATCCCCAACGGATTGAATACGATAAAACAATGGCTTAAATCCATCCCCATGCTGTCAGATCCGCTGATCCAGGAGACCATTGACGTTTATATGGTTAAAGCCGGAGCCGCGCTGCCTGATCTGTTGAAGGATTTCCTGACCCGGGGGCTTAAAGTGTTCCAGACCTCACTGGGGATGATCATGGGGTTTGCCAGTCTGCCCATATTCGTGTTCTTCATCCTTAAAGACTGGAGCAGCCTGCGCAACAAGTTTTATGAGGGGTTGCCGGGTTGGGCGCGGATCCACACCAAAAACATAATCGTCATTCTCAACAAGGTGGTGGGGCGCTATATCATCGGACAGTTGTTGCTGGGGCTGGCGGTGGGCCTTTGTGCCTATGCGTTGCTGAGCATTTTGAGAATAGATTATGCCCTGCCGCTGGCCGTCTTTGCAGGGCTTACCGAAATGGTGCCCCAGATCGGTCCCTGGCTGGGCGGCGGCCTGGGCATTCTGGTGACGCTGGCCACGGCTCCGGAAAAGCTGTTCTGGGTGGCTTTGGGATATTTGACGATCCAATTGTTCGAGAACAACCTGCTGGTGCCCAGGATCCAGGGCCGGCAAATGGAGATCCATCCGGCGTTGATATTGGTGCTATGTGTTCTGGGAGCACATTTCGGCGGAATCCTGGGGATCATCATGATCCTGCCGCTGACCATGTCGGTCATAAAGATATACCAATACTTGAGGGACAGCACGCTCGAAGGGAGTATCAGTTAG
- a CDS encoding OmpA family protein, which yields MKIKTNIVMALALSASLAVMSGCGLSNALKGGGIGAGVGGVAGGIIGNQYGNTALGAIIGAAVGGTAGALIGNEMDKRAEEMKRDMQGATIERVGEGIKITFDSGLLFDVDESYLRSQAKTNIESLAKILNKYSDTNILIEGDTDNTGSEEYNLKLSERRAQAVANHLMGQAVPGSRISTVGMGESNPIASNDTEYGRQQNRRVEVAIFANDKLKNAAENGTLN from the coding sequence ATGAAAATAAAAACGAACATTGTCATGGCCCTGGCGCTCAGTGCCTCCCTCGCAGTGATGTCGGGGTGCGGACTCAGCAACGCGCTGAAAGGCGGGGGTATAGGAGCCGGGGTCGGAGGAGTCGCCGGCGGGATTATCGGAAACCAATACGGAAATACGGCCCTGGGGGCCATCATCGGAGCGGCAGTCGGAGGCACGGCCGGTGCTTTGATCGGCAATGAGATGGACAAAAGGGCCGAGGAGATGAAGCGGGACATGCAGGGAGCAACGATTGAGCGCGTCGGGGAAGGGATCAAGATCACCTTTGATTCGGGCCTTCTTTTCGATGTGGATGAATCGTATTTGCGCTCCCAGGCGAAAACGAACATCGAGAGTTTGGCGAAGATCCTTAATAAATATTCGGACACCAACATTCTCATTGAAGGAGACACCGACAACACCGGAAGTGAAGAATATAACCTGAAATTGTCCGAACGCCGGGCTCAGGCGGTTGCCAACCATCTTATGGGTCAGGCTGTTCCCGGCTCCAGGATATCTACGGTAGGAATGGGTGAGTCTAATCCCATCGCGTCGAATGATACGGAATATGGCCGTCAACAGAACCGGCGGGTGGAAGTCGCCATATTTGCCAATGACAAATTAAAGAACGCCGCAGAGAACGGAACCCTTAACTAG
- a CDS encoding CsbD family protein, which produces MNKLKIKGNWNEVAGKLKQQYANLTDDDVLFIEGKEEEFLGRLQKKLGKTKEEIRQLLMKI; this is translated from the coding sequence ATGAACAAGCTAAAAATCAAGGGTAACTGGAATGAGGTGGCTGGCAAGCTCAAACAACAGTATGCCAACCTCACGGATGATGACGTCCTCTTTATAGAGGGCAAGGAGGAGGAATTTTTGGGCCGGCTGCAGAAAAAACTCGGAAAAACCAAGGAAGAAATACGCCAGTTGCTGATGAAGATATAA
- a CDS encoding DUF2934 domain-containing protein yields the protein MNTTKAQPAITAPVSAGAPADLENQTRIKAHQMFEQRGRQPGHDLEDWLAAEKDLAGKPADDVKGLKPI from the coding sequence ATGAATACGACAAAAGCCCAACCGGCCATAACCGCTCCCGTCTCCGCCGGGGCGCCCGCAGACCTGGAAAACCAGACTAGGATAAAGGCCCATCAAATGTTCGAACAGAGGGGGCGGCAGCCCGGTCATGACCTGGAAGATTGGTTGGCAGCCGAAAAGGACCTGGCGGGGAAGCCGGCCGATGATGTAAAGGGCTTAAAACCCATTTGA
- a CDS encoding phosphatase PAP2 family protein gives MKKQPMIARGCPMASDRKEVLLPPESNAARLWSAWRRVILLTGLAAGLILFFLWLPNGARAAMFTALRANRAMVTMLVVFSLISVSLLWSSGHNLDTRIFLLFNLRGCHPKWLDRVMWLATQTGNMMTAVILAVIFFVIKYRRLTVEIILGTLTLWLLVEVIKALTDRARPFMDHVKARVIGWRERGRSFPSGHTAQTFFLAMLISHWFHPGIWGTAALYAVSGLVGFTRVYVGAHYPRDVLGGAVLGSVWGILVRLVDPYWFGRF, from the coding sequence GTGAAAAAGCAGCCGATGATCGCCAGGGGATGTCCCATGGCCAGTGACCGCAAAGAGGTGCTATTGCCGCCAGAGTCGAACGCTGCCCGTCTTTGGTCCGCCTGGCGGAGGGTGATACTGCTGACAGGTCTGGCGGCTGGCCTGATCCTGTTCTTCCTCTGGCTGCCGAATGGGGCCCGGGCGGCAATGTTCACGGCGCTGCGCGCCAACCGGGCGATGGTCACCATGCTGGTTGTTTTCTCGCTGATCTCCGTATCCCTGTTGTGGTCCTCCGGGCATAATCTGGATACCAGAATATTCCTGCTTTTTAACCTCAGGGGCTGCCATCCAAAGTGGCTGGATCGGGTCATGTGGCTGGCGACCCAGACTGGCAATATGATGACAGCAGTTATCCTGGCTGTTATATTCTTCGTAATTAAGTACCGCCGCCTGACGGTGGAGATCATTCTGGGCACGCTTACCCTGTGGCTGCTGGTGGAGGTCATCAAGGCGCTGACGGACCGGGCCCGCCCGTTCATGGACCACGTGAAGGCCAGGGTCATCGGCTGGCGGGAACGGGGCCGGTCCTTTCCCAGCGGACATACCGCCCAGACATTTTTTCTGGCGATGTTGATCAGCCACTGGTTCCACCCGGGAATTTGGGGAACTGCAGCCCTGTACGCCGTCTCCGGGCTGGTCGGGTTCACCCGGGTGTATGTGGGAGCCCACTATCCGCGCGATGTCCTCGGCGGCGCGGTGCTGGGTTCGGTCTGGGGGATACTGGTCAGGTTGGTGGATCCTTATTGGTTCGGCAGGTTCTGA
- a CDS encoding Ig-like domain-containing protein: MSTKKGTRQVITVIMLSLIAMAVGVATNGCGQRITSPVAVTADTTRPAVNSTNPANLATGVLLNRQITAAFSEALDPATVTAATFTLKQGATAISGAVSYAAAGATATFDPTSNLTASTVYTATLTTGVKDPDGNTLASNYVWTFTTGTTTDITPPTISSTVPANADTGVALGGNIAVTFSEAMNPATITSATFTLKQGTTVISGAVTSLGATATFNPAANLAASTLYTATITTGVTDLAGNAMASTYVWTFTTGTTADTTRPTVVSTIPANSATGVAVNANIYVTFSEAMNPLTITASTITLKQGTTVVSGAVTSPSTTTAALNPGSDLANNTTYTVTVTTGVKDLAGNAMAVAKVWSFTTIAAGTAGPPPVDLGTAGNFVLLSKTGISTTGSASVVGNMGVSPAAASYITGFGLIMDVSNTFSTSSLVTGRVYASDYYPPTPANLTTAISDLETAYTDAAGRTNPTATELGAGNITSLTLVPGLYKWSTGVLVNAPGVTLSGGVNDVWIFQIAQDLTIGSGAIITLSGGAQAKNIFWQVAGQVTLGTTANLKGIMLCQTLMSMETGSIFTGRALVQSAVTLDAATVTAP; this comes from the coding sequence ATGTCAACAAAAAAAGGCACCCGGCAGGTCATAACCGTAATAATGCTCAGTCTTATTGCGATGGCCGTGGGTGTGGCGACCAACGGCTGCGGGCAGAGGATCACCAGCCCCGTTGCCGTAACGGCCGACACCACACGGCCGGCGGTGAATTCCACCAACCCGGCCAACCTTGCCACCGGCGTGTTGCTCAACCGTCAGATCACGGCCGCCTTTAGCGAGGCCCTGGATCCGGCCACCGTCACCGCCGCCACCTTTACTTTAAAACAGGGGGCAACCGCCATTTCGGGAGCGGTGTCCTATGCTGCCGCAGGCGCCACGGCCACCTTTGATCCAACCAGCAACCTGACAGCCAGCACCGTTTATACGGCCACGCTGACCACCGGGGTCAAGGATCCGGACGGCAACACGCTGGCCAGTAACTATGTCTGGACGTTTACCACCGGCACAACCACCGACATCACTCCGCCAACCATCAGCTCCACCGTCCCGGCCAATGCAGATACTGGTGTGGCGCTGGGCGGGAACATCGCCGTCACCTTCAGCGAAGCGATGAACCCGGCCACCATCACCTCCGCCACCTTTACCTTAAAACAGGGGACCACGGTCATTTCCGGCGCGGTGACCTCCCTGGGCGCGACCGCCACCTTCAACCCGGCAGCCAATCTGGCGGCCAGCACCCTCTATACCGCCACCATCACCACCGGGGTCACCGATCTGGCCGGCAATGCAATGGCCAGCACCTATGTCTGGACATTTACCACGGGCACAACGGCGGACACCACCAGGCCCACAGTGGTCTCCACCATCCCGGCCAATTCCGCCACCGGTGTTGCGGTCAATGCCAACATTTACGTCACCTTCAGCGAAGCAATGAATCCGTTGACCATCACCGCTTCCACCATTACTTTAAAACAGGGAACCACGGTGGTCTCCGGCGCGGTGACGTCTCCCAGCACCACCACCGCCGCCCTTAATCCCGGCAGCGACCTGGCCAACAACACCACCTATACGGTCACGGTCACCACCGGGGTCAAGGATCTGGCCGGCAATGCAATGGCTGTTGCCAAAGTATGGAGCTTCACCACCATCGCTGCGGGCACGGCCGGACCGCCGCCGGTTGACCTGGGCACCGCCGGCAATTTCGTGCTGCTGTCAAAAACCGGGATTTCGACCACCGGGTCCGCCTCGGTGGTGGGTAACATGGGCGTAAGCCCGGCCGCCGCCAGCTATATCACCGGATTCGGGCTGATCATGGATGTCTCTAACACATTCTCAACCTCATCCCTGGTGACCGGAAGAGTCTACGCCTCCGACTACTACCCGCCCACTCCCGCCAATTTGACCACAGCCATCAGCGACCTGGAAACCGCTTACACCGATGCCGCCGGCCGGACCAACCCCACTGCCACCGAACTGGGAGCCGGTAATATCACTTCGCTGACACTGGTTCCGGGCCTTTACAAGTGGAGCACCGGCGTTCTGGTAAATGCTCCCGGGGTCACGCTCAGCGGCGGGGTGAATGATGTCTGGATCTTCCAGATAGCCCAGGATCTCACCATCGGCAGCGGCGCCATCATTACCCTGAGCGGAGGTGCCCAGGCCAAGAACATCTTCTGGCAGGTGGCCGGCCAAGTGACCCTGGGAACGACCGCCAACCTCAAGGGGATCATGCTGTGCCAGACACTGATGAGCATGGAAACCGGTTCAATATTCACCGGACGGGCGCTGGTGCAGTCAGCGGTGACCCTGGATGCCGCGACCGTTACCGCTCCGTAG
- a CDS encoding clostripain-related cysteine peptidase yields the protein MSDETPQPIRYSMIFIIHGDGDYLYHDAGGQAHLADKAALAGAIGVAEQNRRAEVFIFHQKPRRHAWLFFPRPDGTCYHYRGGRLLAKESYWRDRGKTRFQPEVELYSRYHQGASPPEARLLLYFGHQIPEFGGAGYDASSPGRVFTIDDFAGGLKQIKSDSVKFDLIVLSTCYNGTPYTVAVLAPYARYIIASPGNLHRSYFDLRPLENLDRELQDGDMAALAKNFARQAFDKLADDIQTAVTVAVYDVNRVREYLDTVGSAYEQTLTVLNGKKPGPVEHLDCAEDPAYARPGMSEGVDIFYRPPRFGRLKNKQSHSGWGCWSLPRQSP from the coding sequence ATGTCAGATGAGACCCCCCAGCCAATAAGATACTCGATGATCTTCATTATCCACGGCGACGGGGACTACCTGTATCACGATGCCGGCGGCCAGGCCCACCTGGCCGATAAGGCGGCCCTGGCCGGGGCAATAGGGGTGGCGGAACAGAACAGGCGGGCGGAGGTGTTTATCTTTCATCAAAAACCCAGGCGGCATGCCTGGCTCTTTTTCCCCCGCCCTGACGGCACCTGCTACCACTACCGGGGGGGACGGCTTCTGGCCAAGGAATCGTATTGGCGGGACCGGGGAAAGACCCGCTTCCAGCCGGAAGTAGAGCTATATAGCCGATACCATCAGGGGGCATCTCCTCCGGAAGCAAGGTTGTTGCTATACTTCGGCCACCAGATACCGGAATTCGGGGGGGCCGGATATGATGCCTCCTCCCCGGGCCGGGTGTTCACCATAGACGATTTTGCCGGGGGATTGAAGCAGATCAAGAGCGATTCAGTTAAATTCGATCTGATCGTCCTGTCCACTTGCTACAACGGCACCCCGTACACCGTTGCCGTGCTGGCACCATATGCCCGTTACATCATCGCTTCTCCCGGAAATCTGCACCGCTCCTATTTTGACCTGCGTCCGCTGGAAAATTTGGACCGGGAATTGCAAGACGGAGACATGGCGGCTTTGGCCAAAAACTTCGCCCGGCAGGCGTTTGACAAGCTGGCAGATGACATCCAGACAGCGGTCACGGTTGCGGTTTACGATGTGAACCGTGTCCGGGAATACCTGGACACGGTCGGAAGCGCCTATGAACAAACCTTGACCGTTTTGAATGGAAAGAAACCGGGACCAGTTGAACACTTGGACTGCGCCGAAGATCCCGCCTATGCCAGACCCGGAATGAGCGAGGGGGTGGATATATTCTACCGCCCGCCGCGCTTTGGTCGTTTGAAAAACAAACAGAGCCATTCCGGGTGGGGATGTTGGAGCCTGCCCAGGCAATCTCCGTAG
- a CDS encoding DUF5670 family protein, with amino-acid sequence MIWTIFTILLVLWLFAWLMGSFLGGAVQVLLVISIVVILASLIAGHKRRSA; translated from the coding sequence ATGATATGGACCATTTTTACCATCCTGCTGGTCTTGTGGCTTTTCGCCTGGCTGATGGGCAGTTTTCTGGGAGGGGCGGTTCAAGTTTTGCTGGTGATTTCCATTGTGGTGATCCTGGCCAGCCTGATCGCGGGCCATAAACGGCGAAGTGCATAA
- a CDS encoding YtxH domain-containing protein produces MNRDHVSGFGLGLLTGAVIGGVMALLYAPKSGKVTRQLLKDAVDEVTDTVKETAGSVVDTVKEATSEASRKGRAAVRAIKR; encoded by the coding sequence ATGAACAGGGATCATGTTTCCGGTTTTGGCCTCGGCCTGCTGACCGGGGCGGTCATTGGCGGAGTAATGGCCTTGCTCTATGCCCCGAAATCGGGCAAAGTGACCAGACAGCTGCTCAAGGATGCGGTCGATGAGGTGACGGACACGGTCAAGGAAACTGCCGGTAGTGTGGTGGACACGGTCAAGGAGGCAACCTCCGAAGCCAGCCGCAAGGGGCGCGCAGCCGTCCGGGCCATAAAGCGTTAA
- a CDS encoding YegS/Rv2252/BmrU family lipid kinase codes for MKAKLIFNPASGNPKQSAAQLVELLCLLQKQQIQAEVVVVQPKQDLRLLARRAVRAGVKMVIVSGGDGTIENIALGLVGSRTTLGIIPTGTRNNLARSLGIPVDDIAAAAALLRKGRQIKVDVGQVRHRQKDRPFLEAAAIGLSSALYSASDDIQHGELGKIAGFISTLVKAQPSEIRLQVGSSRKYVVAQAHVVIVANMPYMGANYQVAPDVIFDDHYLDVFVYSDLSKRDLIGQMMQPSNAAPDTRIQRFRAKKITIRTKPAMPVMADGVLLGDGSVTIMLHPQRLVVMAGPKALWRRRRSRQRLAREQREKAADDRQGMSHGQ; via the coding sequence GTGAAAGCCAAACTGATTTTCAATCCGGCTTCCGGCAATCCAAAGCAATCCGCAGCGCAACTGGTGGAATTGCTGTGTCTTTTGCAGAAACAGCAGATCCAGGCGGAAGTGGTTGTGGTACAGCCGAAACAGGATTTACGGTTGTTGGCCCGCCGCGCTGTCCGGGCCGGGGTAAAAATGGTGATCGTTTCCGGCGGCGACGGCACGATTGAAAATATAGCGCTGGGACTGGTCGGCAGCCGGACCACTCTGGGTATCATCCCGACCGGCACCCGCAACAATCTGGCCCGCAGCCTCGGCATCCCGGTCGATGACATTGCCGCCGCCGCCGCGCTGCTACGGAAAGGGCGTCAGATCAAGGTCGACGTGGGCCAGGTGCGCCATCGTCAAAAAGACCGCCCATTTCTGGAAGCGGCCGCCATCGGCCTGTCCTCGGCCTTATATTCGGCTTCCGACGACATCCAGCACGGCGAACTAGGCAAGATCGCCGGGTTCATCTCGACCCTGGTAAAGGCGCAACCGTCGGAGATCCGATTGCAGGTTGGCAGCAGTCGAAAATATGTTGTTGCCCAGGCGCACGTAGTGATCGTCGCCAACATGCCGTATATGGGGGCAAATTACCAGGTCGCCCCGGACGTGATATTCGACGACCACTATCTGGATGTGTTCGTCTATTCCGATCTGAGCAAACGCGACTTGATCGGCCAAATGATGCAGCCGTCCAACGCCGCGCCCGACACCCGGATCCAGCGCTTCCGGGCAAAAAAGATAACGATCAGGACCAAACCGGCCATGCCGGTCATGGCGGACGGCGTTCTGCTGGGGGATGGTTCAGTTACCATAATGCTGCATCCCCAGCGTCTGGTGGTGATGGCGGGGCCCAAGGCATTGTGGCGACGCCGCCGGTCCCGGCAGCGATTGGCCAGGGAACAACGTGAAAAAGCAGCCGATGATCGCCAGGGGATGTCCCATGGCCAGTGA